The Erythrobacter sp. Alg231-14 genome has a segment encoding these proteins:
- a CDS encoding MFS transporter has protein sequence MTSIAAEWRETGSLPAFSDHPTLRLLLGTLLYLAQGFPQGIFYAAIPTWLAANGASTAVVASAAAASALPWSMKFLAGLFIDRYTWRAMGRRRPWLMGSQSAIVATLIIAALIAPSPSDTAIVIGFVLTLSILTAVQDVSLDALVVDLTPEAEMGRMNGFMFGGKAFGIAGGTAITSYLLEHYGFSNAMLGMIAFFAVPALSVVLIRERKGEKLLPWTQGTGTKAGNLPEDWLSILASAFKSLFRRETLLVGLILLTYGIHQNLNDTTNSLFAIRQMGWSQSQFGSLLAASNIVMGIFCLTVGGWFVDRFGPGPIALWSGAAALAIMAGYIVDEALWQSDELYIVWYFAKNVPLFLFYLANLVLAMRVTPTATAATSLSALLSVGTMGYVIGAAVLPALETFGGYQAMYGASAVLVVVAGSMSLLLSKEVRLAAQSTASASDVAMPV, from the coding sequence ATGACGAGCATCGCCGCGGAGTGGCGCGAAACCGGCAGCCTACCCGCCTTCTCAGATCACCCGACACTAAGGTTACTGCTCGGAACTCTGCTCTATTTGGCGCAAGGATTCCCGCAGGGGATTTTCTACGCAGCAATCCCCACATGGCTTGCGGCAAATGGAGCATCCACTGCTGTCGTCGCTTCTGCGGCCGCAGCCAGTGCCCTGCCGTGGAGCATGAAATTCCTCGCTGGCCTATTCATTGATCGCTACACGTGGCGCGCCATGGGGCGGCGGCGGCCCTGGCTGATGGGCTCGCAATCAGCAATCGTAGCCACTTTAATCATCGCTGCATTGATTGCTCCTTCGCCAAGCGACACGGCCATTGTGATCGGTTTTGTCCTGACCTTGTCGATACTGACGGCGGTGCAGGATGTTTCCCTCGATGCGTTGGTCGTTGATCTCACACCAGAAGCGGAAATGGGCCGGATGAATGGCTTTATGTTCGGCGGAAAAGCGTTCGGCATCGCCGGGGGGACAGCGATAACGAGCTATTTGTTGGAGCATTACGGTTTCTCCAATGCAATGCTGGGAATGATCGCGTTCTTTGCGGTGCCTGCGCTTTCGGTGGTGCTCATTCGGGAGCGCAAGGGTGAAAAACTCCTTCCTTGGACGCAGGGAACGGGCACTAAGGCAGGCAATTTGCCTGAGGATTGGTTGTCCATTTTGGCGTCCGCATTCAAAAGCCTGTTTCGGCGCGAAACGCTCTTAGTCGGGCTCATATTGCTGACCTACGGCATTCATCAGAATCTTAATGACACCACAAACAGCCTGTTTGCGATCCGGCAAATGGGTTGGTCCCAGTCGCAATTTGGCTCGTTGCTTGCCGCATCAAACATCGTGATGGGCATCTTTTGCCTCACAGTCGGGGGCTGGTTCGTGGATCGCTTTGGTCCGGGGCCCATAGCGCTCTGGTCAGGCGCGGCGGCCTTGGCCATCATGGCGGGGTACATTGTGGACGAGGCGCTGTGGCAATCGGACGAGCTGTATATCGTCTGGTACTTCGCAAAAAACGTGCCGCTTTTCTTGTTTTATCTTGCCAATTTGGTGCTCGCGATGCGCGTCACGCCAACCGCAACTGCAGCCACGTCGCTGTCCGCCCTTTTGTCTGTTGGAACGATGGGTTACGTTATTGGGGCCGCCGTCCTTCCTGCGCTGGAGACGTTCGGAGGGTATCAAGCGATGTATGGAGCGAGCGCTGTGTTGGTGGTTGTCGCTGGCTCAATGTCGCTGCTGCTGAGCAAGGAGGTACGGTTGGCTGCACAATCAACCGCTTCGGCAAGCGACGTTGCGATGCCTGTTTAG
- a CDS encoding alkyl sulfatase dimerization domain-containing protein has product MTFKNVKHAIGIAIAVCAGSLSASEPIRLEPPQPNANERLLTHQERFAEPEIITVRENIHVAHGFDMCNMIFVEGPDGLIVMDTGLREEKAALAIAAIREITDKPIVAVFYSHGHGDHVGGSGAFRNEAPNADFYAFENWQRNINHIASAVRPAFTLRAVSQLGLLLPEGMAGTVGSGGGPVLRIGGTLSYVVPTKTVSDGEWLEIAGLRFQAIHTPGDLDDGLSLWFPEFEAILTGDAITESFVHVILATPRHEPGRDAQGYVESLTRIGSFDADVLIGGHGDVVDGRDAVRSLVRSDRRSAQFIIDEVMRRIRQNQTADQVQAELAYPDWFSQGAERGDYYHKLSWIARGVYNQHMGSFTGDAATLSPVSPAVRADRIVAGFDGVDGSVIAIEEAYGAGDFHWAVELSSYVIAVAPDNDRARELKSWSLRSIAYASESANERNYLLTQAQILDGAIPLAFLQSASARRGLPEYYRAADANVFLHTLGARLNVEAARESDIAFKVEVVDRDEAYSVEIDHGVLLTSPYDLQSTDFTIRLEHQELANLSEGLSNWDEQLAKGAISVAGDQAKFAEFAALF; this is encoded by the coding sequence ATGACGTTCAAAAACGTGAAGCACGCAATCGGAATTGCCATTGCCGTTTGCGCCGGGAGTTTGTCCGCCTCTGAACCGATTAGGCTGGAACCGCCGCAGCCAAATGCGAATGAGCGGCTCCTAACCCACCAAGAACGCTTTGCTGAGCCGGAAATCATAACCGTAAGAGAGAACATCCACGTCGCCCATGGTTTTGACATGTGCAACATGATCTTTGTTGAAGGTCCGGACGGTTTGATCGTTATGGATACCGGGCTTCGAGAAGAGAAGGCCGCGCTTGCAATCGCTGCTATTCGTGAAATCACCGACAAACCTATTGTGGCGGTGTTCTACTCGCATGGTCATGGCGACCATGTCGGTGGATCGGGTGCATTTCGCAATGAGGCCCCCAATGCCGATTTCTATGCCTTCGAAAACTGGCAACGCAACATCAACCACATTGCTAGCGCCGTCCGGCCAGCTTTCACATTGCGAGCTGTCTCTCAACTTGGCCTTCTTCTGCCCGAAGGTATGGCCGGCACGGTTGGATCTGGCGGTGGCCCCGTGCTGCGCATTGGCGGGACGTTGTCCTATGTTGTGCCGACAAAAACAGTCAGCGATGGAGAGTGGTTGGAAATTGCCGGGCTTCGTTTCCAAGCGATCCACACTCCCGGCGATCTCGACGATGGGCTCTCGCTTTGGTTCCCCGAATTTGAAGCGATCTTGACCGGAGATGCGATCACCGAGAGTTTTGTCCATGTCATTTTGGCGACGCCCAGACATGAACCGGGCCGTGATGCCCAAGGATACGTCGAAAGCCTGACCCGGATCGGATCATTTGATGCGGATGTCTTGATTGGTGGGCACGGTGATGTCGTTGATGGCCGCGACGCTGTTCGGTCCCTTGTCCGAAGCGATCGGCGGTCGGCGCAATTTATCATTGATGAAGTGATGCGCAGAATTCGCCAGAACCAAACAGCCGATCAAGTTCAGGCCGAATTGGCTTATCCCGATTGGTTTTCACAAGGCGCCGAGCGCGGCGACTATTATCACAAATTGAGCTGGATCGCGCGGGGCGTCTATAATCAGCATATGGGCTCATTTACCGGCGATGCGGCTACGCTTTCTCCGGTGTCTCCGGCTGTGCGTGCGGATCGGATCGTTGCTGGATTCGATGGAGTCGACGGCTCGGTTATTGCGATTGAAGAGGCCTATGGGGCGGGCGATTTTCATTGGGCTGTTGAGCTTTCCAGCTATGTCATCGCGGTTGCACCCGATAATGACAGAGCACGCGAACTCAAATCTTGGTCGCTCAGAAGCATCGCCTATGCCAGCGAGAGCGCCAATGAGCGAAACTATCTGCTGACGCAGGCGCAGATTCTAGACGGTGCCATTCCACTGGCCTTTCTTCAAAGCGCAAGCGCCCGAAGGGGTCTGCCGGAATATTATCGAGCAGCGGATGCGAATGTGTTCCTTCACACCCTTGGTGCTCGATTGAATGTCGAAGCCGCGCGCGAAAGTGACATTGCATTCAAAGTCGAAGTTGTTGACCGCGACGAAGCGTATTCTGTGGAGATTGACCACGGTGTTTTGCTGACTTCACCCTACGATCTGCAGTCCACCGACTTCACAATTCGACTTGAGCATCAAGAGCTGGCCAATTTGAGTGAAGGACTATCGAATTGGGACGAGCAATTGGCCAAAGGCGCGATCTCCGTTGCCGGCGATCAAGCGAAGTTTGCGGAGTTCGCTGCGCTTTTTTGA
- a CDS encoding Crp/Fnr family transcriptional regulator, which translates to MDSLPPHLADEFRKAASLIAYNTGQLIHSRGDEKPGISIVKTGGVHAGIYGANGSFVMTSTLGPGQTFGEFTLFAGLPRTHDMTAASRTEIFQLSAPRFIALYEREAEISRALLSTSLVRTHILLEMMDAMRRLPVRERTAKVLVTMMQTAGSENVFECRQSDLAFTLGLSRMSLSKALKQLSDLGLIETGYGRISLPDPRKMRDWVGRHCGAN; encoded by the coding sequence ATGGATTCGCTTCCGCCTCATCTCGCGGATGAATTCCGCAAAGCGGCGAGCCTAATTGCTTATAACACCGGCCAGTTGATCCATAGCCGCGGTGACGAGAAGCCTGGGATTTCCATCGTAAAGACCGGAGGCGTACATGCCGGAATTTACGGTGCCAATGGGTCATTCGTTATGACATCCACACTTGGTCCGGGCCAGACATTCGGCGAATTCACCCTATTCGCCGGCCTGCCACGGACCCACGATATGACGGCGGCAAGCCGGACAGAAATTTTCCAGCTTTCCGCCCCTCGTTTCATTGCCTTGTATGAACGGGAAGCTGAGATCTCTCGGGCATTGCTCTCAACTTCCCTAGTACGAACGCACATCCTGCTAGAAATGATGGATGCGATGCGCCGCCTACCTGTGCGGGAACGCACTGCGAAAGTCCTTGTTACGATGATGCAAACAGCCGGTAGCGAAAACGTTTTTGAATGCCGCCAGTCTGATCTTGCCTTTACACTGGGCCTGTCCCGGATGTCGTTGAGCAAAGCGTTGAAGCAGCTTTCCGATCTAGGCCTAATTGAAACGGGCTACGGCCGTATTTCGTTGCCGGACCCAAGAAAGATGCGAGACTGGGTGGGCCGTCATTGCGGCGCGAATTGA
- a CDS encoding winged helix-turn-helix transcriptional regulator codes for MKWNEVSSEQCSVARVSAVLGDRWTLVILSECFLGVRRFEHFKERLDIPRTTLSTRLQRLEDHGVLERRLYQEGPDRHEYRLTPKGVALYPVLSTIVTWGDTYYSDEAGPPILRKHVECGHDIQPVLACPECRNDITPRQMSARKRPDGPGQQPVRRGPITG; via the coding sequence ATGAAATGGAACGAAGTCAGCAGTGAGCAATGTTCAGTCGCAAGGGTCTCAGCGGTTCTGGGCGACCGATGGACCCTTGTTATTCTTAGCGAATGTTTCCTTGGCGTGCGTCGGTTCGAACACTTCAAAGAGCGGCTCGATATCCCGCGGACCACCCTTTCGACCCGGCTTCAACGGCTGGAAGATCACGGCGTGCTTGAACGCCGTCTCTATCAAGAGGGGCCGGATCGGCACGAATATCGGCTGACCCCAAAGGGGGTAGCGCTATACCCCGTGCTTTCGACAATCGTGACTTGGGGGGACACTTATTATTCCGATGAGGCAGGGCCGCCCATCCTGCGCAAGCATGTGGAATGCGGCCACGATATTCAGCCCGTTTTGGCATGCCCCGAATGTCGCAATGACATTACGCCGCGCCAAATGTCGGCGCGCAAACGCCCCGATGGCCCGGGGCAACAGCCCGTCCGCCGCGGTCCGATAACCGGATAG
- a CDS encoding molybdopterin-dependent oxidoreductase, whose translation MPAAPPIDPQAIASAKYTERPVREGVTTKRVICASCDIACNVVAEVQKERVTRIRSSDNPIFRDNICMKGIIAPKGFANPTRLMKPLKRVGERGSGEWEEVSWDDAIADIGDRLKAIIAKHGPEAWAVSTSQWNTGTDHGLGRRIMNHIGTPNYISGVALCAGNTAAVSRYTYGWFPMGDFANTKCIVLMGHNPRRHSWTPMYNFIRSAQAKGAKLIVMDPRKSSSAERADIWLPLKVGSDVAMMFGWLKVIIDEELYDKDFVANWTIGFEELKERVDEFPLDRVAKLTGCDPDMIAKAARMYATEGPSIIPWTPITDMQRNSTSGIRLQGILRSICGYVDAPGGERLEGFNPDIINESVIEMHEAISEEQKAKQLGSENHPAFTYRGQDMFREPTKRVYGQEYANLVMGCHMATPSATFRAMAGEGPYPVKAFFFLGNNPMMSYANMNLIIKAMMNQDLIVAHEQFMTPSAQLADYILPADSWLERPWMMDTFGWTSTVRFSEKSMEPPGECKSTFEFWKLIAGALDRPELVPWDTIDDLYDWRLASTGKSFAQMCAETEIHFKPAEYYRYKKVGFATPTGKVELKSTGLEVLGFDPLPYFREDPPVDPQYPLMLFTGVREDGFFQTGHRHIPEMRKRHPDPLVFVSPGTAKAQGLAEGEWVEVSNQLAKISIKIAIKEAMPDGLVRVPHGWWKPEMEQGAGRLSGALKYADAQLCRDDPDYLDREQGIPHLKGVPCRIDKVAGSTLEPGVEEASIGAPLQAKEPAE comes from the coding sequence ATGCCAGCTGCACCGCCAATCGATCCGCAAGCCATTGCCTCCGCAAAGTATACCGAACGTCCGGTGCGTGAAGGTGTCACGACAAAACGCGTGATCTGTGCTTCTTGTGACATTGCGTGCAATGTTGTGGCGGAGGTTCAGAAAGAGCGCGTCACGCGGATCCGTTCTTCCGACAATCCGATCTTTCGAGACAATATTTGCATGAAAGGGATTATCGCGCCCAAAGGCTTCGCGAACCCAACTCGATTGATGAAGCCTCTAAAACGCGTGGGCGAACGAGGGTCTGGGGAATGGGAAGAAGTTAGCTGGGATGATGCGATTGCCGATATCGGTGACCGTCTCAAGGCGATCATAGCCAAGCACGGTCCGGAGGCTTGGGCGGTTTCGACCAGTCAATGGAACACCGGCACCGATCATGGTTTGGGCCGTCGAATCATGAACCATATCGGCACCCCAAATTACATCAGCGGTGTGGCACTGTGCGCTGGTAATACGGCCGCCGTTAGCCGCTACACCTATGGCTGGTTTCCAATGGGGGATTTTGCCAACACCAAATGCATCGTGTTGATGGGCCACAATCCGCGCCGCCACAGTTGGACGCCGATGTACAATTTCATCCGATCGGCCCAAGCGAAAGGCGCCAAACTGATCGTGATGGACCCGCGCAAAAGCTCAAGCGCGGAGAGAGCGGATATTTGGCTGCCGCTGAAAGTTGGCAGCGATGTGGCCATGATGTTCGGTTGGCTCAAGGTCATCATCGATGAAGAACTCTATGACAAAGACTTCGTTGCCAATTGGACCATCGGTTTCGAAGAATTGAAGGAGCGCGTCGATGAGTTCCCACTTGATCGCGTCGCCAAGCTGACGGGCTGCGACCCGGATATGATCGCCAAGGCGGCGCGCATGTACGCCACCGAAGGCCCTTCGATCATTCCTTGGACGCCAATCACCGACATGCAACGCAACAGCACGTCGGGCATTCGCTTGCAGGGCATTCTGCGTTCAATCTGTGGCTACGTTGATGCGCCAGGCGGCGAGCGCCTCGAAGGGTTCAACCCCGATATCATCAACGAGAGCGTCATCGAGATGCACGAAGCCATCAGCGAAGAACAGAAAGCGAAACAGCTTGGCTCTGAAAATCATCCCGCCTTCACCTATCGAGGACAAGACATGTTCCGCGAACCGACAAAGCGGGTGTACGGACAGGAATACGCCAACCTTGTGATGGGCTGTCACATGGCGACGCCTTCTGCCACGTTTCGCGCGATGGCGGGTGAGGGCCCCTATCCCGTCAAAGCGTTCTTCTTCCTCGGCAACAATCCGATGATGAGCTACGCCAATATGAACCTGATTATCAAAGCGATGATGAATCAGGATCTGATCGTGGCGCATGAACAGTTTATGACACCATCGGCTCAACTGGCAGATTATATTTTACCCGCCGACAGTTGGCTTGAACGGCCTTGGATGATGGACACTTTTGGTTGGACATCGACAGTGCGCTTTTCCGAAAAAAGCATGGAACCGCCGGGGGAATGCAAGAGCACGTTCGAATTTTGGAAGCTTATTGCGGGCGCGCTTGATCGACCTGAATTGGTGCCTTGGGATACGATTGACGATCTGTACGATTGGCGGCTTGCGTCGACGGGCAAGAGCTTTGCGCAAATGTGCGCTGAGACCGAAATTCACTTCAAGCCAGCCGAATATTACCGTTACAAAAAGGTCGGGTTTGCGACGCCAACAGGCAAGGTTGAACTCAAATCGACCGGGCTCGAAGTGCTTGGCTTCGATCCGCTCCCTTATTTCCGCGAAGATCCGCCCGTTGACCCCCAATATCCGCTGATGTTGTTCACGGGCGTGCGCGAAGATGGCTTTTTCCAAACTGGCCATCGTCACATCCCCGAAATGCGCAAACGCCATCCGGATCCATTGGTTTTTGTCAGCCCCGGTACGGCAAAGGCGCAGGGTTTAGCGGAAGGCGAATGGGTGGAGGTATCGAACCAGCTTGCCAAGATTTCGATCAAGATTGCGATCAAAGAAGCGATGCCGGATGGCCTTGTGAGGGTCCCTCACGGCTGGTGGAAACCAGAAATGGAGCAAGGCGCAGGCCGTCTTTCCGGAGCGCTCAAATACGCTGATGCGCAGTTGTGCCGCGATGATCCGGACTATCTTGATCGCGAACAAGGCATACCGCACCTCAAAGGCGTACCTTGTCGGATCGACAAGGTGGCCGGCTCAACATTGGAACCGGGCGTGGAAGAGGCATCAATCGGAGCGCCGCTCCAAGCGAAGGAACCTGCAGAATGA
- a CDS encoding MFS transporter, with amino-acid sequence MTRSLATPAMPSRAHGIPALTTSKPARFATIMVLYFLQGVPVGLTTVALTAWLAAQGSTPVEIGAFVAFALLPWSAKLFNGLLMDRFTFKPMGRRRSWILAAQGLMMATLLAMAALAPSASDIALLSGLCFVLNLCAAFNDVAVDGLAVDIVPNDERTAINSVMFASQSAGIAISSVIAGSLLMSGDITTTALVLAVLVAVASVFVGVFRERPSERLLPWSAGTASSECLERQQDAFWPIISRVGRSLANRYVLLFLAGLAFTQAPFAFADSVSPTLAVQQLGWDSDVYSNFRGLLNLIAAGVALMLPVPLVLWLGLSRALIAQLVAVAFLSAAAGLTLPNWQGDTAFMVYEGAIYALSLSSMITLITWAMRICNPAVAATQFALFMASANFARSIYSANSGFLIEMGGYSATYLFMSMTSVIGLLLCLFARVGDEQLVTNHED; translated from the coding sequence ATGACCCGTTCATTGGCCACGCCGGCTATGCCTTCGCGCGCGCATGGTATTCCCGCGCTCACCACCAGCAAACCGGCGCGCTTTGCGACGATCATGGTGCTCTATTTCCTTCAGGGCGTGCCCGTTGGTTTAACGACAGTCGCTCTGACCGCTTGGCTCGCAGCGCAAGGGAGCACACCGGTCGAAATTGGGGCCTTTGTTGCGTTCGCGCTGCTCCCTTGGTCCGCAAAGCTCTTCAACGGGTTGCTGATGGATCGCTTCACCTTCAAGCCGATGGGACGAAGGCGGAGCTGGATCCTCGCCGCACAGGGTTTGATGATGGCTACTTTGTTGGCCATGGCCGCGCTGGCCCCCTCGGCCAGCGATATCGCGTTGCTGTCGGGCTTGTGCTTTGTTTTAAATTTGTGTGCCGCGTTCAATGATGTGGCGGTAGACGGGTTGGCGGTGGACATCGTCCCCAATGACGAACGCACCGCCATCAACAGCGTCATGTTTGCGAGCCAATCGGCCGGCATCGCGATAAGCAGTGTAATCGCCGGCAGCCTGCTTATGTCGGGCGATATCACGACAACCGCATTGGTCTTGGCCGTTCTAGTCGCTGTGGCGAGTGTTTTTGTTGGCGTCTTTCGCGAACGGCCAAGCGAACGCTTGTTACCGTGGTCCGCGGGCACCGCGTCGTCGGAATGCCTAGAGCGTCAACAGGATGCGTTCTGGCCCATCATTAGCCGGGTCGGCCGGTCGCTAGCCAATCGTTATGTCCTGCTGTTCCTTGCAGGTTTGGCGTTCACCCAAGCGCCCTTTGCGTTCGCTGATTCCGTCTCCCCAACTTTGGCTGTGCAACAACTGGGTTGGGACAGCGACGTCTATTCCAATTTTCGAGGCCTCCTCAACCTGATCGCCGCTGGTGTGGCTCTAATGCTGCCCGTCCCGCTTGTGCTGTGGCTTGGCCTTTCCAGAGCGCTGATCGCACAATTGGTCGCCGTAGCATTTTTGTCCGCTGCAGCCGGCCTGACTTTGCCGAATTGGCAGGGCGACACCGCGTTTATGGTCTACGAAGGGGCGATCTACGCCCTATCGCTTTCCAGCATGATCACTTTGATCACATGGGCGATGCGCATTTGCAATCCGGCGGTCGCCGCAACGCAATTCGCATTGTTTATGGCGAGCGCCAATTTTGCCCGCTCCATCTATTCCGCCAATTCCGGCTTTCTGATCGAAATGGGCGGCTATTCTGCGACCTATCTTTTCATGAGCATGACCTCCGTGATCGGGTTGCTGTTGTGCCTGTTCGCCCGCGTTGGGGATGAACAATTAGTCACCAACCATGAAGATTGA
- a CDS encoding sterol desaturase family protein produces the protein MKPELLAVFAILVVFVLLEIAFTNFFNKKGQKGSDGIVEIVSTLTLSLFTQPLVLAGGFAVAAFIAPGSADMLKDWSFLAVFGLFLIFDDLTQYGWHRLSHTVPWLYNLHRPHHNAEYLSIRVVYRNNLFYYLLMPGLWLSGALIYLGGGWVYAVYIVIKMTVIYGAHSDVRWDEPLYKIKWLSPVMWVLERTISTPATHSAHHGKHAADGVTNYKGNFGNLLFFWDVLFGTAKITRRYPEEMGVENLPETSIAEQLIWPLVGAPKQKQSAPE, from the coding sequence ATGAAACCTGAACTTCTTGCCGTCTTCGCCATTCTTGTGGTGTTCGTCCTGCTTGAGATCGCTTTCACAAACTTCTTCAACAAGAAGGGTCAGAAGGGTTCAGATGGGATCGTAGAAATCGTCAGCACTCTAACCCTGTCGCTCTTCACACAGCCTCTCGTACTGGCGGGGGGATTTGCCGTTGCTGCATTCATCGCACCTGGTTCGGCGGACATGTTGAAGGATTGGTCATTCTTGGCGGTCTTCGGCCTATTCCTAATCTTTGACGACCTGACGCAGTATGGTTGGCACCGTCTGTCGCACACGGTTCCTTGGCTCTACAATTTGCACAGGCCGCATCACAACGCTGAGTACCTTTCGATCCGCGTGGTGTATCGCAACAACCTGTTTTACTACCTCTTGATGCCTGGTCTTTGGCTTTCGGGAGCGCTGATCTATCTTGGTGGCGGATGGGTTTATGCCGTTTATATCGTTATCAAGATGACAGTCATTTACGGCGCCCATTCGGATGTTCGTTGGGATGAGCCGCTGTATAAAATCAAATGGCTTTCGCCGGTAATGTGGGTGCTAGAACGGACGATTTCGACGCCCGCAACGCATAGCGCGCATCATGGCAAGCACGCCGCCGACGGTGTTACAAATTACAAAGGCAATTTCGGCAATCTGCTTTTCTTTTGGGACGTTTTGTTTGGCACTGCAAAAATCACCCGCCGCTATCCCGAAGAGATGGGCGTTGAAAATTTGCCTGAGACGAGCATCGCCGAACAATTGATTTGGCCGTTGGTTGGAGCACCAAAACAGAAGCAAAGCGCACCAGAATGA